The following are encoded in a window of Numida meleagris isolate 19003 breed g44 Domestic line chromosome 13, NumMel1.0, whole genome shotgun sequence genomic DNA:
- the GPER1 gene encoding G-protein coupled estrogen receptor 1 yields the protein METYSASVPPIICNSTTFNLNGSHLCNESLSSRLADKSEHQQYVIGLFLSCLYTIFLFPIGFVGNILILVVNISFREKMTIPDLYFINLAVADLILVADSLIEVFNLDEKYYDITIICTFMSLFLQINMYSSIFFLTWMSFDRYIALAKVMRSNLFRTMQHARLSCGLIWMASISAALVPFTAVHLQHTGEVYFCFADVKEIQWLEITLGFIIPFVIIGLCYSLIVRVLIKAHKHRSLRLRRQKALRMIFVVVLVFFICWLPENVFISVQLLQKKSEPASSSSPSFRHDYPLTGHIVNLAAFSNSCLNPLIYSFLGETFRDKLRLYIEQKTKMSTLHRFCQAALTSVIPDSNEQSEV from the coding sequence ATGGAAACCTACTCTGCCTCAGTACCACCCATTATATGTAACAGCACAACTTTCAACCTCAATGGATCGCATCTGTGTAACGAAAGCCTATCTTCCAGATTAGCAGATAAATCAGAACACCAACAATATGTTATTGGGCTTTTCTTATCGTGTCTTtacacaatttttctttttcctatcgGTTTTGTAGGAAACATTCTGATACTGGTTGTAAACATAAGCTTCCGTGAAAAGATGACTATCCCAGACCTTTACTTCATCAACCTCGCAGTGGCTGATCTCATTTTAGTTGCTGATTCCCTCATCGAGGTTTTTAACCTTGATGAGAAGTATTATGATATCACTATTATATGCACCTTTATGTCGTTGTTCCTTCAGATCAACATGTatagcagcattttctttctgacatgGATGAGTTTTGACAGATACATAGCACTGGCAAAAGTGATGAGGTCCAACCTATTCCGCACTATGCAACACGCCAGGTTAAGCTGTGGTCTCATATGGATGGCGTCTATTTCTGCAGCACTAGTTCCATTCACAGCTGTGCACTTACAACACACCGGAGAggtctatttttgttttgcagatgtaAAAGAGATTCAGTGGCTAGAAATAACCTTGGGGTTTATCATCCCCTTTGTGATCATCGGTCTCTGTTACTCGTTAATCGTCCGAGTTCTTATAAAAGCACACAAGCACAGGAGCCTTCGCCTGCGGCGACAGAAAGCTCTTCGAATGATTTTCGTTGTCGTCTTGGTTTTCTTTATCTGCTGGCTACCTGAAAACGTCTTCATTAGCGTCCAGCTTCTACAAAAGAAAAGCGAGCCCGCCTCATCCAGCAGCCCATCTTTCAGGCACGATTACCCTCTAACAGGACACATTGTGAACCTCGCAGCTTTCTCTAATAGCTGCTTGAACCCTTTAATTTACAGTTTTCTAGGGGAAACCTTCAGAGACAAGCTGCGACTGTATATTGAGCAGAAAACCAAGATGTCCACGTTACATCGCTTCTGTCAGGCTGCCTTAACGTCTGTCATCCCCGACAGTAATGAGCAATCGGAGGTCTGA
- the LOC110406127 gene encoding uncharacterized protein LOC110406127, which translates to MSAHNMTWISYPSKSLAFTFPDEIEAFIASQNVISRLMHCYIAFFVPTGLIAGVCILVIFIKNYVQSKAMEHLDSLLLHFTISNITMILLSFTVINRPDYIRVTHLACSVLSFLFNFSYFSSQHVLVLMLLILLLKRFPPRTALSIVTQRPILHVGCVLLCAFCLSLMEAVLVGTDNYHLETDCQLDPLFAWPEYEIVKFIFGFGIPSFLQILSFTIHLAKEAPAEAPALQQHIRNYLAVFIISITAFICRLFYNIMILLRTTLKLQKSIGTPKDELVMNIAEIVLFSESCASLVLILCLHKPCKDRILQVIRNCRRAHTTNSHPEIPVTPLTPEATSQ; encoded by the coding sequence ATGAGCGCTCACAACATGACGTGGATCAGCTACCCAAGCAAGAGCCTGGCTTTCACCTTCCCAGATGAAATCGAAGCATTCATAGCTTCTCAAAACGTCATATCGAGACTGATGCACTGCTACATTGCCTTCTTTGTGCCAACAGGACTAATAGCTGGTGTGTGCATTTTGGTCATTTTCATAAAGAATTATGTGCAGAGCAAAGCCATGGAACACTTAGACTCGCTTCTTCTACACTTCACCATCAGCAATATTACAATGATTCTGCTGTCGTTTACTGTCATCAATAGGCCTGACTACATAAGAGTGACCCACCTTGCGTGCAGCGTCCTGTCATTTTTGTTCAACTTCAGTTATTTCAGCTCTCAGCACGTTTTGGTGTTGATGCTTCTCATACTGTTACTGAAGAGATTTCCACCAAGGACTGCGCTGAGCATAGTCACCCAGCGTCCCATACTGCATGTTGGATGTGTACTGCTATGTGCCTTCTGTTTGTCACTGATGGAAGCAGTACTGGTTGGCACGGATAACTACCACCTGGAAACAGACTGCCAATTAGATCCATTATTTGCGTGGCCTGAATACGAGATCGTTAAATTCATCTTTGGATTTGGAATCCCATCATTTCTTCAGATACTCTCTTTTACCATCCACCTTGCTAAAGAAGCCCCTGCTGAAGCTCCAGCCTTACAACAGCACATTCGTAATTACCTTGCTGTGTTCATTATAAGCATAACAGCATTTATATGCCGTCTATTTTATAACATTATGATTCTCCTCCGGACAACGCTGAAATTACAGAAGAGCATCGGAACTCCAAAGGATGAGCTCGTGATGAATATTGCCGAAATAGTATTGTTCTCAGAGAGCTGTGCTAGTCTGGTACTCATACTTTGTTTGCATAAACCATGCAAGGATAGAATACTTCAAGTCATACGGAACTGCCGAAGGGCACACACCACCAACAGTCATCCTGAAATCCCAGTAACACCTCTGACCCCTGAAGCGACGTCTCAGTAA